A single genomic interval of Dehalococcoidales bacterium harbors:
- the rpmG gene encoding 50S ribosomal protein L33: protein MAKKSEARIIIHLACTECKERGYTTTKNKRNDAQRLELSKYCPRCRVHRLHREVK, encoded by the coding sequence ATGGCTAAGAAATCTGAGGCGAGAATAATTATCCACCTTGCCTGTACCGAGTGCAAGGAAAGGGGATATACCACTACCAAGAATAAGAGGAATGATGCTCAGCGGTTAGAGTTGAGTAAGTACTGTCCCCGTTGTCGGGTACACAGGCTACATAGAGAGGTAAAATAA
- the secE gene encoding preprotein translocase subunit SecE, protein MAAQKYKTTAVAQRTVTSTKKSFSITGFLGGIGSELKKVVWLSRREVVYLTVVVIIIAGVAGLVLGGVDRGFGQLVRNFFLGG, encoded by the coding sequence GTGGCGGCTCAGAAGTATAAGACTACCGCGGTAGCGCAGCGTACCGTTACCAGCACCAAGAAGAGTTTCTCGATAACCGGGTTTTTGGGCGGTATCGGTTCTGAACTGAAGAAGGTGGTATGGCTTTCCCGGCGTGAGGTGGTATATCTAACCGTGGTAGTGATTATTATAGCCGGTGTCGCCGGCCTGGTACTGGGAGGAGTGGATCGCGGCTTTGGTCAGTTGGTTCGTAACTTCTTCTTGGGTGGTTAG